One window of Brachybacterium ginsengisoli genomic DNA carries:
- a CDS encoding SPFH domain-containing protein, with product MEGVIVVLVLGVGLLIVLAIVAALLFGGLRTSVMFTVHTQEAVIVERFGKFKRVAHAGLNVKTPFIDNITKPVSLRVQQLEVNIESKTKDNVFVTVPVAVQYRIREEQVVDAYYKLSNPEAQIRSYVFDTVRSALSGLELDAAFESKDDIARSVESTLSERMQEFGFNIINTLVQDISPDQRVRDSMNSINAAQRDRVAAQSLAEADKIKRVTQAEAEAESKRLQGEGVAAQRKAIALGIAEQYEMLRKVGIENSAEQLLLMTQYFDTMQDVARNGRSNVLYLPSNPGAVGGMGEEIRTAMLQSQAAAEASQDADAADAENRRVSAGQLRQQEEQRARRRAEQQARAAQQQVPEDYPGGDVPPWAHPGSANQG from the coding sequence ATGGAAGGCGTCATCGTCGTCCTCGTCCTGGGGGTAGGACTCCTCATCGTCCTGGCCATCGTCGCCGCGCTGCTGTTCGGCGGCCTGCGCACGTCGGTCATGTTCACGGTGCACACGCAGGAAGCGGTCATCGTCGAGCGCTTCGGCAAGTTCAAGCGCGTCGCCCACGCGGGTCTGAACGTCAAGACCCCGTTCATCGACAACATCACCAAGCCGGTCTCGCTGCGTGTGCAGCAGCTGGAGGTGAACATCGAGTCCAAGACGAAGGACAACGTGTTCGTCACCGTCCCGGTCGCGGTCCAGTACCGGATCCGCGAGGAGCAGGTCGTCGACGCGTACTACAAGCTGTCGAACCCCGAGGCGCAGATCCGCTCCTACGTCTTCGACACCGTCCGCTCGGCGCTCTCCGGCCTCGAGCTCGACGCCGCCTTCGAATCGAAGGACGACATCGCCCGCAGCGTCGAGTCGACGCTGTCCGAGCGCATGCAGGAGTTCGGCTTCAACATCATCAACACCCTGGTCCAGGACATCTCCCCGGACCAGCGCGTGCGCGATTCGATGAACTCCATCAACGCCGCCCAGCGCGACCGCGTCGCCGCGCAGTCCCTCGCCGAGGCGGACAAGATCAAGCGCGTCACCCAGGCCGAGGCCGAGGCGGAGTCCAAGCGCCTCCAGGGTGAGGGCGTCGCCGCCCAGCGCAAGGCGATCGCGCTCGGCATCGCGGAGCAGTACGAGATGCTCCGCAAGGTCGGCATCGAGAACTCGGCCGAGCAGCTCCTGCTCATGACCCAGTACTTCGACACCATGCAGGACGTGGCCCGCAACGGCCGCTCCAACGTGCTGTACCTGCCCAGCAATCCCGGCGCCGTCGGAGGCATGGGCGAGGAGATCCGCACCGCGATGCTCCAGTCCCAGGCCGCCGCGGAGGCGTCGCAGGACGCCGACGCCGCGGACGCCGAGAACCGCCGGGTCAGCGCGGGCCAGCTCCGTCAGCAGGAGGAGCAGCGCGCCCGACGTCGCGCCGAGCAGCAGGCCCGTGCCGCGCAGCAGCAGGTGCCCGAGGACTACCCCGGCGGGGACGTCCCGCCGTGGGCGCATCCCGGTTCCGCGAACCAGGGCTGA
- a CDS encoding glutathione peroxidase — translation MDERTFHDFSAITIDGERRPMSEYRGRLVLVVNIATQCAFTPQLTSLQDLDDRFSEHGFTVLGFPSDQFHQDPGTDEDTQEFCTSTYDVRFPLFSKIDVNGPDAHPLWQWMCTQKAGVIGGRIAWNFTKFLIDGEGKVLRRYAPLVPPARIGRRIESELGLR, via the coding sequence ATGGACGAGCGGACCTTCCACGACTTCTCCGCGATCACGATCGACGGCGAGCGCCGCCCGATGAGCGAGTACCGCGGCCGCCTGGTCCTGGTCGTCAACATCGCCACCCAGTGCGCCTTCACCCCGCAGCTGACCAGCCTGCAGGACCTGGACGACCGCTTCTCCGAGCACGGCTTCACGGTCCTCGGCTTCCCGTCGGACCAGTTCCACCAGGATCCCGGCACCGACGAGGACACCCAGGAGTTCTGCACCTCGACCTACGACGTGCGCTTCCCGCTGTTCTCGAAGATCGACGTCAACGGCCCGGACGCGCACCCGCTGTGGCAGTGGATGTGCACGCAGAAGGCCGGCGTGATCGGCGGGCGCATCGCCTGGAACTTCACCAAGTTCCTCATCGACGGCGAGGGGAAGGTGCTGCGGCGGTACGCGCCGCTGGTGCCGCCGGCGCGCATCGGCCGACGGATCGAGAGCGAGCTCGGCCTGCGCTGA